TCATCAAGACTATTACCCTGTCTTTAAGCGCTGGTGCGATGAGTATTTCTACATCAAACATCGCCAAGAAAATCGCGGGATTGGCGGTATCTTTTTTGATTATCAAGATGGTCAAGGAGAACTCTATCGCGGACCCGATCCAGAAGGAAAAGCAGGGCAATACAGTAAGCAATTAGGGGCAATTGAACCGCGCACATGGGAAGACTTATTTACCTTTGTTCAAGACTGTGGTAATGCGTTTTTACCTGCTTATACACCGATTGCCAAAGCACGTCGTAGCATTGACTATGGCGAACGGGAACGGAACTTCCAACTCTATCGCCGCGGACGCTATGTGGAATTTAATTTGGTTTATGACCGCGGCACGATTTTTGGTTTGCAAACTAAAGGGCGCATTGAATCAATTTTAATGTCATTACCGCCACTGGTACGTTGGGAATACTGCTATCACCCTGAACCCAATACACCGGAAGCTGAACTGTATGATGTCTTCCTGAAACCTCAAGACTGGGTTAATTGGAACCAAAAAAGGTAAGTTGTAAACGGTCCATACACTTAGGACAAGAAGCATCTCATGACCGCTGACTTCATTGCTACAATTACGATAAGCCCCCCACTAAGGGGGTTTATTGGCTTTAGTTCCTTATTTTTTATAGATGGCTCAGTCCTTCAAGGAATGTTTTAAGAAAGCAGGAATCCTGAATTTTTTTGATCAAAAAGATCTGTTTTCATCATAAAAAGTACCAACCCAAATAGTCAGATAATTGAGTGGTAATTGTAGCGATAAAATGAGACATAAAACCAATTCAATCTCTGACAATGTAGTGATTAATCAATGCCCAATCTAACCCCCTTCAGTCAATCAGTAATAATGTTTAACATTAATGGGGATGGCAGAAAATAAAGATGATTGCAGCAGTTCATCTCCAAAGTGAACTCAGTCAGTCTTTTAATCGGGCAGTACGCTTGTTGGTTTTAACCGTCAAAGAACGCTGAATCGCTAATGTCATAGGAAAAGTGAT
This Cyanobacteria bacterium GSL.Bin1 DNA region includes the following protein-coding sequences:
- the hemF gene encoding oxygen-dependent coproporphyrinogen oxidase; protein product: MSVKDTEVSAAKNQFVPPEDAKARVRKFMMTLQDDICSSLEALDGSGQTFREDSWEREEGGGGRSRVIKEGDLFEQGGVNFSEVFGTQLPSSILKQRPEAEGHEFFATGTSMVLHPRHPYVPTVHLNYRYFEAGPVWWFGGGADLTPYYPFAEDAIHFHQTFKTSCDRHHQDYYPVFKRWCDEYFYIKHRQENRGIGGIFFDYQDGQGELYRGPDPEGKAGQYSKQLGAIEPRTWEDLFTFVQDCGNAFLPAYTPIAKARRSIDYGERERNFQLYRRGRYVEFNLVYDRGTIFGLQTKGRIESILMSLPPLVRWEYCYHPEPNTPEAELYDVFLKPQDWVNWNQKR